One window of Mycoplasma parvum str. Indiana genomic DNA carries:
- the tuf gene encoding elongation factor Tu — MSKVKFSRDKEHINVGTIGHIDHGKTTLTAAICTYCSKLGLGEARDYASIDRAPEERERGITINTTHVEYETKERHYAHVDCPGHSDYIKNMIIGAAQVDGAILVVSATDGPMPQTREHILLAKQVGVQRIVVFLNKCDTVMDAEMLDLVEMEIKELLTSYDFDGDNTPVVRGSALKALEGDPAAEKSIQELLDYLDNYIPLPVREIDKPFLLSIEDVLTITGRGTVVTGRCERGRLKVGEEVEIVGFGETRKAIVTGIEMFRKPLEEVIPGDNAGILLRGVEKNEVTRGQVLSKPKSITPHSKFEAEVYALKKEEGGRHTAFGQGYKPQFYFRTTDVTGEIALPQGVEMILPGDHSPIIVSLISSVAIEQGFKFSIREGGKTIGAGTVTKILE, encoded by the coding sequence ATGTCGAAAGTTAAGTTTAGTAGAGACAAAGAACATATAAATGTTGGTACTATTGGCCATATTGACCACGGAAAAACTACTTTAACTGCTGCAATATGTACTTATTGCTCTAAATTAGGTTTAGGAGAAGCAAGAGATTATGCTTCCATTGATAGAGCTCCAGAAGAAAGAGAAAGAGGAATTACTATTAACACTACTCATGTTGAATATGAAACAAAAGAAAGACATTATGCTCATGTTGACTGTCCAGGACACTCCGACTATATCAAAAACATGATTATTGGAGCTGCTCAAGTTGATGGAGCTATTCTAGTTGTTTCAGCTACTGATGGACCAATGCCCCAAACTAGAGAACACATTCTATTAGCTAAACAAGTAGGTGTTCAAAGAATAGTGGTATTTTTGAACAAGTGTGATACAGTAATGGATGCTGAAATGTTAGATCTTGTTGAAATGGAAATTAAAGAATTACTTACTTCTTATGATTTTGATGGAGACAACACTCCTGTTGTTAGAGGTTCAGCTTTGAAGGCTTTAGAAGGGGATCCAGCAGCTGAAAAATCTATTCAAGAATTATTAGATTATTTGGATAATTATATCCCTCTTCCAGTAAGAGAAATTGATAAACCTTTCTTGCTTTCTATCGAAGATGTATTAACAATTACTGGAAGAGGTACTGTTGTTACTGGAAGATGCGAAAGAGGAAGATTAAAAGTTGGGGAAGAAGTTGAAATTGTTGGTTTTGGTGAAACTAGAAAAGCAATTGTTACTGGAATTGAAATGTTTAGAAAACCTCTTGAAGAAGTTATTCCAGGTGATAATGCAGGTATTCTTTTAAGAGGTGTTGAAAAAAATGAAGTAACTAGAGGACAAGTTCTTTCAAAACCTAAGTCAATTACTCCTCATTCAAAATTTGAAGCAGAAGTTTATGCTTTGAAAAAAGAAGAAGGGGGAAGACATACAGCTTTTGGACAAGGTTATAAACCACAATTTTACTTTAGAACAACTGATGTTACTGGGGAAATTGCATTGCCTCAAGGAGTAGAAATGATTCTTCCGGGAGACCATTCTCCAATTATTGTTAGCTTAATTAGCTCTGTAGCTATCGAACAAGGTTTTAAATTTTCTATTAGGGAAGGGGGTAAAACTATCGGGGCTGGAACAGTAACAAAAATTCTAGAATAG
- a CDS encoding FGGY family carbohydrate kinase, with product MTKENLVLSIDLGSTSLKLILFSSVRKEIFCKEFPFETYFPKEGWVEHNGNELWEVVEKNLINILDSLKKEDYPSFLSISTQRESVLLWDKNNGKPLTPIISWQDNRTEDFIKGLSDENRNFIRERTGLWITTYSSATKLNYLIKEFANQLNNDYLMGTLESWLIYKLTKGKKFFSDYSSASRTALLNLKTLEWDSELCDFFKIPKDKLPALIANDEEIFGIEIGKHKINIKGVVGDQQAALHFAKRINQINSSLVYGTGAFLLKLVPKELDFEALLESFDGENSPLITLAWKKVNEFPRFALEWSFSNCGQSLDWLKANLNFDNFNDLDTMKLEQLNLMSCPLCLPFFSGKWLLSSRENWNSSFYLINNQSTPKDWIIAYFEGLAFSIRAVLEEAGVMEEDILIGGGLTKNNLFSLIQSNGLGRSLVISQWIQLSGIGAALFAIEETVSECNWKEVNIDQQKKKLFSYRYRQWSKLSWQNEKFKNSSQLWEKIILKSDYC from the coding sequence TTGACTAAAGAAAATTTAGTTCTTTCGATAGATTTAGGTTCTACTAGTCTTAAATTAATACTTTTTTCTAGTGTAAGAAAAGAAATATTTTGTAAAGAATTTCCTTTTGAAACATATTTTCCAAAAGAAGGATGAGTTGAACATAATGGAAATGAACTTTGAGAAGTTGTTGAAAAAAATTTAATTAATATATTGGATTCTTTAAAAAAAGAGGATTATCCCTCTTTTTTATCTATTTCAACACAAAGAGAGAGTGTTTTGTTATGAGATAAAAATAATGGTAAACCCTTGACTCCAATAATTTCTTGACAAGATAATAGAACAGAAGATTTTATAAAAGGACTAAGTGATGAAAATAGAAATTTTATTAGAGAAAGAACAGGTTTATGAATAACTACTTATAGTTCTGCAACTAAACTCAATTATTTAATTAAAGAATTTGCAAATCAATTAAATAATGATTATTTAATGGGTACTCTAGAATCTTGATTAATTTATAAATTAACTAAAGGCAAAAAATTTTTTTCCGATTATTCTTCTGCCTCAAGAACAGCTTTATTAAATTTAAAAACTTTAGAGTGAGATTCAGAATTATGTGATTTTTTTAAAATACCTAAAGATAAACTTCCCGCATTAATAGCAAATGACGAAGAAATTTTTGGAATTGAAATAGGAAAACACAAGATAAATATAAAAGGTGTTGTTGGAGATCAACAGGCAGCTCTTCACTTTGCAAAAAGAATTAATCAAATAAATTCTTCGTTAGTTTATGGAACAGGAGCATTTTTATTGAAATTAGTTCCAAAAGAATTAGATTTTGAAGCTTTATTGGAATCTTTTGATGGTGAAAATAGTCCTTTAATTACATTAGCTTGGAAGAAAGTTAATGAATTTCCAAGATTTGCTCTAGAATGAAGCTTTTCTAATTGTGGTCAATCTTTAGATTGATTAAAAGCTAATTTAAATTTCGATAACTTTAATGATTTAGACACAATGAAATTAGAGCAACTTAATTTAATGTCTTGCCCTCTTTGTTTGCCTTTCTTTTCAGGCAAATGATTACTATCTTCTAGAGAAAATTGAAATTCCTCTTTTTATTTGATAAATAATCAATCTACTCCTAAAGATTGAATTATTGCTTATTTTGAAGGCTTAGCCTTCTCAATAAGAGCAGTATTAGAAGAAGCGGGTGTAATGGAAGAAGATATTTTAATTGGAGGAGGTTTAACTAAGAATAATTTATTTAGTCTTATTCAATCTAATGGATTGGGAAGATCTTTAGTAATTTCCCAATGAATTCAATTAAGTGGAATAGGAGCAGCTTTATTTGCGATAGAGGAAACTGTTTCAGAATGCAATTGGAAAGAGGTAAATATTGATCAACAAAAGAAAAAGTTATTTAGCTATAGATACAGACAATGAAGTAAATTGTCTTGACAAAATGAAAAGTTTAAAAATTCTAGTCAATTATGAGAAAAAATTATTTTGAAAAGCGATTATTGTTAA
- a CDS encoding DHH family phosphoesterase: MFFKKKSPMERVISQQTKARDFFLKNFQHYVKRFNNIVIFIHERPDGDCLGAGFGMKEVFKTQFPGKSIYVVGSSQGVFPWLRMDFDQLPENFNFSSAMALVVDVSIGERTQMFNEFFKGLGTRKWGAVIRVDHHDVLTDYYTDLSWVDASYAACCCQLLQICDYYQWTINSKAATFFYLGIITDSGSFSNSDVSPRTLVLAAKALRAGADREFLNNNLKRVTLVELKLRGFILSNYKQDEKFAWYLIDKGTVEQFAPYSTSSGLVSTLGHIEDNILWMLFAEVAENTILASFRSLGEFDVRKLAEEFGGGGHVNASGTTLDSLEKVQHVVDRARELVKEFIDNKGKMSKDEERNKLKEEHENKSFPPQRLGLNDEEESTFSTSQKLISEVEKETSGDIVEKVLSSEDEGRDLDYKEFSGSVGLNKSNLDKPKPKKKKVEK; encoded by the coding sequence TTGTTTTTTAAAAAGAAATCACCTATGGAAAGGGTGATTTCTCAACAAACTAAGGCTAGAGATTTTTTCTTAAAAAATTTTCAACATTATGTTAAGAGATTTAACAATATTGTTATTTTTATTCATGAGAGACCTGATGGGGATTGTCTTGGGGCTGGCTTTGGAATGAAGGAGGTTTTTAAAACTCAATTTCCTGGAAAATCAATTTATGTAGTTGGAAGTTCACAGGGAGTATTCCCTTGATTGAGAATGGATTTTGATCAATTGCCAGAGAATTTTAATTTTTCTAGTGCAATGGCTTTAGTAGTTGATGTTTCAATAGGAGAAAGAACACAAATGTTTAATGAATTCTTTAAAGGCTTGGGAACTAGAAAATGAGGGGCTGTTATTAGAGTGGACCATCACGATGTTTTGACTGATTATTACACAGATTTATCTTGAGTTGATGCGAGTTATGCAGCATGTTGTTGTCAATTGTTGCAAATTTGCGATTATTATCAATGAACAATCAATAGTAAAGCTGCAACTTTCTTTTATCTAGGAATAATAACTGATAGTGGTTCTTTTAGTAATTCTGATGTCTCCCCTAGAACATTAGTGCTAGCCGCTAAAGCTTTAAGAGCTGGAGCAGATAGAGAATTTTTGAATAATAATTTGAAAAGAGTAACTTTAGTTGAATTAAAACTTAGAGGATTTATTCTTTCAAATTACAAACAAGATGAAAAATTTGCTTGGTATTTAATTGATAAGGGGACTGTTGAGCAATTCGCTCCTTATTCAACAAGTAGTGGTTTAGTTTCCACGTTAGGCCATATTGAGGATAATATTCTCTGAATGTTATTCGCTGAAGTTGCAGAAAACACTATTTTAGCTAGTTTTAGATCATTAGGGGAATTTGATGTTAGAAAATTAGCTGAAGAGTTTGGTGGTGGAGGACATGTTAATGCTTCAGGAACTACTTTAGATAGTCTTGAGAAGGTACAGCATGTAGTAGATAGAGCAAGGGAATTAGTTAAAGAATTTATTGACAATAAAGGAAAGATGAGTAAGGATGAAGAAAGAAATAAATTGAAAGAAGAACATGAAAATAAATCTTTCCCTCCTCAAAGATTAGGACTAAATGATGAAGAAGAGTCTACTTTTTCAACTTCACAAAAATTAATTAGCGAAGTTGAAAAAGAAACTTCTGGAGATATTGTAGAAAAAGTTCTTTCTTCAGAAGATGAAGGAAGAGATTTAGATTATAAAGAATTTTCTGGTAGTGTTGGACTTAATAAAAGTAATTTAGATAAACCGAAACCAAAGAAAAAGAAGGTTGAAAAATAA
- a CDS encoding HAD-IIB family hydrolase, producing MSNYKYIVISDLDGTLCTSQGDVSQESIEYLKKFQEKRDDVLFTFSTGRAWNDAKPIYEQLGLKSYISCLNGGYIYNPHTNHLISSCLSERFLKYLLLTPNVLSLLQSGAILTSNIRIPLDSDNPRKFLEAFKKSNSILVGIKFFYKDSDREKVREIIKNIKKFEPEPKVSIFYYPGLINLEIQSKQEDKFSFVEFVANFFGVPYSNILTFGDNHNDIPMTKGGVRSCALSNALFLLGQEATYISKYSNDEDGLIKELDLFFGPL from the coding sequence ATGTCCAATTACAAATATATAGTAATTTCAGATTTGGATGGTACTTTGTGTACCAGCCAAGGAGATGTTTCTCAAGAGAGCATTGAGTATTTAAAAAAATTTCAAGAAAAGAGGGATGATGTTCTCTTTACTTTTTCAACTGGAAGAGCTTGAAATGATGCTAAACCAATTTATGAGCAATTAGGATTAAAATCCTATATTTCTTGTCTTAATGGGGGTTATATTTATAATCCTCATACCAATCATTTAATTTCTTCCTGCCTTAGTGAAAGATTTTTGAAATATCTTCTTTTAACTCCAAATGTGCTTTCTTTATTACAATCGGGAGCTATTCTTACAAGCAATATAAGAATTCCTTTAGATTCTGATAATCCTCGTAAATTTTTAGAAGCATTTAAAAAAAGTAATTCTATTTTAGTTGGAATTAAGTTTTTTTATAAAGATAGTGATAGAGAAAAAGTAAGAGAGATAATAAAAAATATTAAGAAGTTTGAGCCAGAACCTAAAGTAAGTATTTTTTATTATCCAGGTTTAATTAATTTGGAAATTCAAAGCAAACAAGAAGACAAGTTTAGTTTTGTTGAATTTGTAGCTAATTTTTTTGGAGTTCCTTATTCAAATATTTTGACTTTCGGGGATAATCATAATGATATTCCAATGACAAAAGGAGGTGTAAGGAGTTGCGCGCTTTCTAATGCTTTATTTTTATTAGGTCAGGAAGCAACTTATATTTCTAAATATTCAAATGATGAAGATGGATTAATTAAAGAATTGGATCTTTTTTTTGGACCTCTCTAA
- a CDS encoding RluA family pseudouridine synthase yields MSFKKVFETKHYLIVDKASGLLVHKDKYTTDKNTLIDILKEEYGEEIYLVNRLDKNTSGLLLVAKNKLSLLTLKALFEEKKIDKKYLAILRSPLPHPKIKISFSLGRDKREKLKFSATNSKKYKTALTYAETISSQLVLLSLKTGRTHQLRAHLFTLSCPVLNDSIYGTPLDNDPFGQYLHSFSLSFIDPWENKPVNVTVLPPIEFTNKLVELNIDTKLLSSFNPESNWF; encoded by the coding sequence ATGAGTTTCAAAAAAGTTTTTGAAACTAAGCATTATTTAATAGTAGATAAGGCTTCTGGTTTGCTAGTACATAAGGATAAATACACTACAGATAAAAATACTTTAATAGATATTTTAAAAGAGGAGTATGGAGAAGAAATTTATTTAGTTAATAGATTAGATAAAAACACTAGCGGTCTTTTATTAGTAGCTAAAAATAAATTATCTTTATTAACTTTGAAAGCATTATTTGAGGAAAAAAAAATAGATAAAAAGTATTTAGCTATTCTTCGTTCTCCTCTTCCTCACCCAAAAATTAAGATTTCTTTTTCTCTTGGTAGAGATAAGCGAGAAAAATTAAAGTTTAGTGCTACTAATTCAAAAAAATATAAAACAGCTCTAACTTATGCAGAAACAATTTCTTCTCAATTAGTTCTACTTAGTTTAAAAACTGGTAGAACTCATCAATTAAGAGCACATTTATTTACTCTTTCTTGTCCAGTATTGAATGATTCAATATATGGAACTCCTTTAGATAATGACCCTTTTGGTCAATATTTACATTCATTTAGTTTAAGTTTTATAGATCCTTGGGAAAATAAACCCGTTAATGTAACAGTTTTGCCGCCGATTGAATTTACTAACAAACTAGTTGAATTAAATATTGATACTAAATTATTATCTTCTTTTAATCCTGAAAGTAATTGATTCTAA